Proteins found in one Triticum urartu cultivar G1812 chromosome 4, Tu2.1, whole genome shotgun sequence genomic segment:
- the LOC125551564 gene encoding probable transcription factor At3g04930, protein MLPMVDDPSAAGAAASSSFPDADAYGNGDSEDIEFPVDPIPNPPFSSSAPVAAPASATATVGERRPLFQRLWTEEDEIVILRAFAEFTAQRGTAFASHQYDTEPFYEEMRRRLQLDFSKSQLAEKLRRLKRKYRNCVERLRCSGNTFSFRSPHEQAVFEIARNIWRPSSDKHGRDPNAADSEDDATITATNAAANGDAKSPSSSKAHRRGRRRRTADLAADASEGPQPYISGPMPVKTEDSLPAFFPQVSMDGAEPVVAPVVNTESSVLTPLFKEMVRAMLGIGGCPSPLGLGAKVREQPSAVLGIPMEGEKWRQQRILELEVYLRRIDLLQDEVKSALEELKSTPPT, encoded by the coding sequence ATGCTTCCCATGGTCGACGACCcctccgccgccggcgccgcTGCGTCCTCCTCCTTCCCTGACGCCGACGCCTATGGCAACGgggactctgaagacatcgagtTCCCAGTCGATCCAATTCCCAATCCTCCCTTCTCCTCCTCTGctcccgtcgccgcccccgcctcTGCCACGGCCACGGTCGGGGAGCGGCGGCCCCTGTTCCAGCGGCTATGGACGGAGGAGGATGAGATCGTGATCCTACGCGCGTTCGCCGAGTTTACGGCGCAGCGGGGCACGGCGTTCGCGTCCCACCAGTACGACACGGAACCCTTCTACGAGGAGATGCGCCGACGCCTCCAGCTCGATTTCTCCAAGAGCCAGCTCGCCGAGAAGCTTCGCCGCCTTAAGCGCAAGTACCGCAACTGCGTCGAGCGCCTCCGTTGCTCCGGCAACACGTTCTCCTTCCGCTCCCCTCACGAGCAGGCCGTCTTCGAGATCGCTCGCAACATCTGGCGCCCCTCCTCCGACAAGCACGGCCGCGACCCCAACGCCGCTGACTCTGAAGACGACGCCACAATCACCGCCACGAATGCTGCAGCCAACGGAGACGCCAAGTCCCCGTCCTCCTCAAAGGCGCATCGCCGTGGCCGCCGCAGGCGTACGGCTGACTTGGCTGCCGATGCGTCCGAGGGGCCTCAGCCGTACATATCGGGGCCCATGCCTGTCAAGACGGAGGACTCGCTGCCGGCATTCTTTCCTCAGGTCTCCATGGACGGTGCTGAGCCTGTTGTGGCGCCAGTGGTGAACACGGAGAGCAGCGTCCTGACGCCTCTGTTCAAGGAAATGGTCCGTGCCATGCTAGGCATCGGCGGCTGCCCGTCGCCGCTGGGCCTGGGAGCGAAGGTGCGGGAGCAACCGTCTGCAGTTCTCGGGATACCCATGGAGGGAGAGAAGTGGAGGCAACAGAGGATTCTGGAGCTGGAGGTGTACCTGCGGCGGATCGACCTGCTGCAGGACGAGGTGAAGTCGGCACTGGAGGAGCTAAAATCCACGCCGCCAACATGA